The Gillisia sp. Hel_I_86 genome has a segment encoding these proteins:
- a CDS encoding DUF4932 domain-containing protein codes for MRKLTILGILIIFLSCKTEKKQSEKFDAHFNENIETYFLAEILSIPHRKTNKQWEEHKLETCKKYQPIVAKALADYGELSSHQIAIETAKLSDTLGSFGYGNDVMMSILLEQPEFNLSKKPSDFKFSQTHLKGVQKYRLERIISSYLQSLYAFYQNEDIGEFYKRNVQFYNGAISEVKSNIPKGFTNAMETYYGDSREKYIALVSPMMIWPIEDNEGRGIGATVEKNNKKTVYEIMSPYVQVPVTSTEKVYDKFGFDYQPRARTLTIHEFGHSFVNSELEPYQDQIQNSSNLFTDSLKKEMESKGIQNWKVYVIESLVRLGEIRIAEIQNDKKRANYLRNYHTNQEHFIFLPQLEEKAIEFENNREKYPMWKDFIPELLKVLEKNNP; via the coding sequence ATGCGAAAACTTACAATTTTGGGGATTTTAATAATATTCCTTTCCTGCAAAACAGAAAAAAAACAATCCGAGAAGTTCGATGCCCATTTTAACGAAAACATAGAAACATATTTTCTCGCAGAGATACTTTCCATTCCCCATAGAAAAACCAATAAACAATGGGAAGAGCACAAACTGGAAACCTGCAAGAAATATCAACCAATAGTAGCAAAAGCGTTGGCTGATTATGGAGAGCTATCAAGCCACCAAATTGCTATTGAAACTGCCAAATTGAGCGACACTTTGGGAAGTTTCGGATACGGAAACGATGTAATGATGAGCATTTTATTAGAACAGCCAGAATTTAACCTTTCAAAAAAACCATCCGATTTCAAGTTTTCACAAACACATTTAAAGGGCGTACAAAAATATCGATTGGAGAGAATAATTTCCAGTTATCTACAATCGCTTTATGCTTTCTACCAGAATGAGGACATTGGCGAATTTTATAAAAGAAATGTTCAATTTTACAACGGCGCAATCAGTGAAGTCAAATCGAATATCCCCAAAGGTTTTACAAATGCAATGGAAACTTACTATGGGGATAGCAGGGAAAAATATATTGCATTGGTCAGTCCAATGATGATTTGGCCAATAGAAGATAATGAGGGTCGCGGAATTGGTGCAACGGTCGAAAAGAACAACAAAAAAACCGTATATGAAATTATGAGTCCATACGTGCAAGTGCCTGTTACATCAACCGAAAAGGTCTATGATAAATTTGGTTTTGACTACCAACCGAGAGCAAGAACATTGACAATTCATGAATTTGGACATTCTTTTGTCAATTCAGAACTTGAGCCTTATCAAGATCAAATTCAAAATTCTTCTAACTTATTTACGGATAGCCTAAAAAAAGAGATGGAATCCAAGGGCATTCAAAATTGGAAAGTATATGTAATTGAAAGCCTTGTACGTTTGGGCGAAATTAGAATTGCAGAAATACAAAATGATAAAAAAAGAGCAAATTATTTACGTAATTACCATACAAATCAAGAACACTTTATCTTTCTTCCTCAATTGGAAGAAAAAGCAATTGAATTTGAGAATAACCGAGAAAAATATCCGATGTGGAAAGATTTTATTCCCGAACTTCTAAAAGTTCTTGAAAAGAATAACCCATAG